One region of Vigna angularis cultivar LongXiaoDou No.4 chromosome 10, ASM1680809v1, whole genome shotgun sequence genomic DNA includes:
- the LOC108318671 gene encoding lectin 9, producing the protein MAFPNSKSLSPLTILLIKFLVPFLLLQHHSAQASPLSAYETISFGFSFFEEDDINIGLLGNASISGGVLRLTNTDQLGKPVPHSVGRAVHITPIHLWDKNNGNLADFSSGFSFVVNPNGSTLHADGFAFFLAPADLHLPRNSSGGYLGLFSPETALDTSKNQIVAIEFDSYTNDWDPNSPSQSPHIGIDVDSIKSVATVAWPSELEPDNAVAHASINYNSESKHLSVFVAYPGDNRNATVSTTVDLRTVLPEWIRVGFSAATGDLVETHDVLNWVFEAAL; encoded by the coding sequence ATGGCTTTCCCAAACTCAAAATCTCTAAGTCCTCTTACCATTCTACTTATCAAATTCCTCGTCCCTTTCCTCCTGCTTCAACATCACAGCGCACAAGCATCCCCGCTGTCCGCCTACGAAACCATTTCCTTCGGCTTCTCTTTTTTCGAGGAAGATGATATAAACATAGGATTATTGGGAAATGCCTCAATATCTGGTGGGGTTCTAAGGTTAACCAACACCGACCAACTTGGAAAGCCAGTTCCTCACAGTGTTGGTCGAGCAGTGCATATCACACCAATACACCTCTGGGACAAAAACAATGGAAACCTGGCGGACTTCAGCTCTGGTTTCTCCTTTGTCGTGAACCCTAATGGCTCAACCCTTCATGCTGATGGTTTTGCCTTCTTTCTTGCACCAGCCGACCTTCACTTACCTAGAAACTCGAGCGGAGGGTATCTTGGACTTTTCAGCCCAGAAACTGCATTGGATACTTCCAAAAACCAAATAGTGGCGATTGAGTTTGATAGTTATACCAATGACTGGGATCCCAACTCACCTTCTCAGTCTCCTCACATTGGAATTGATGTTGACTCCATTAAGTCAGTGGCAACTGTAGCATGGCCAAGTGAACTTGAACCGGATAATGCTGTGGCACATGCGAGCATAAACTATAACTCTGAGTCCAAGCATTTGAGTGTGTTTGTGGCTTACCCTGGGGACAATAGGAATGCCACTGTCTCTACTACTGTTGATTTGAGAACTGTTTTGCCTGAATGGATCAGAGTTGGTTTCTCTGCCGCCACCGGTGATTTGGTTGAAACACATGACGTTCTTAACTGGGTTTTCGAAGCAGCCTTGTAG
- the LOC108323685 gene encoding lectin 5-like, translated as MASTQNPFTVFLMLSVFCLSLISTVKSDSFSFNLPSFEPGVRSVLVGDDAKTVDGVLQLTNKDTSGNPTQESVGLAAYFGPLHLSDAKTGRLADFDTEFSFVVNTHRASLHGDGFTFFLASVDFDFPDNSTGGFLGLFNSETAFNTSLNQVVAVEFDSFANEWDPNFPQSDSPHIGIDINSIRSVATAPWPLDIQQGSIGKARISYQSSAKILSVSVAYSDSSVSPNTVVLSYPINLGTVLSEWVLIGFSGTTGDLVETHDILSWSFNSFL; from the coding sequence ATGGCTTCAACTCAAAACCCTTTCACTGTTTTCCTTATGCTCTCAGTCTTTTGCCTCTCGCTAATCTCCACAGTCAAATCAGACTCGTTTTCTTTCAACCTACCCAGTTTTGAGCCGGGTGTTAGAAGCGTACTAGTGGGTGATGATGCCAAGACAGTAGATGGAGTGTTACAACTCACCAACAAGGACACAAGCGGCAATCCAACTCAAGAAAGCGTTGGCCTGGCAGCATACTTTGGACCACTTCATCTCTCTGACGCAAAAACTGGAAGACTCGCAGACTTCGACACCGAGTTCTCCTTCGTTGTCAACACACATCGTGCGTCACTGCACGGCGACGGCTTCACCTTCTTTCTTGCATCAGTCGACTTTGATTTCCCTGACAACTCCACCGGTGGCTTCCTCGGACTTTTCAACTCCGAAACAGCATTCAACACCTCTTTAAACCAAGTGGTTGCTGTTGAGTTTGATAGCTTTGCAAATGAATGGGACCCCAACTTCCCACAGTCTGATTCTCCTCACATAGGAATTGACATTAATTCCATTAGGTCCGTGGCAACTGCCCCATGGCCACTTGATATTCAACAAGGATCAATTGGAAAGGCACGCATAAGCTATCAATCTTCCGCCAAAATATTGAGTGTCTCGGTGGCTTATTCAGATAGTTCTGTGAGTCCGAACACCGTTGTTTTATCGTATCCCATCAATTTAGGGACTGTTTTGTCAGAGTGGGTCCTGATCGGTTTCTCTGGTACCACCGGTGACTTGGTTGAAACACACGACATTCTTTCCTGGTCTTTCAATTCCTTCTTGTAA